One genomic segment of Pseudomonas fortuita includes these proteins:
- the dkgB gene encoding 2,5-didehydrogluconate reductase DkgB → MSVPSFGLGTFRLTGQTVIDSVKSALALGYRAIDTAQIYKNEAEVGQAIAESGVPRNELFITTKIWVDNYAADKLIASLRESLEKLRTDYVDLLLIHWPAPGNGVELREYMTALAEAKKLGLTRQIGVSNFNIELTRQAIDVVGKGEIATNQIELSPYLQNSKLAAFLNEQGITVTSYMTLAYGKVLKDPLLAEIAAKHKATVAQVALAWALQLGYAVIPSSTKRENLASNLLARDLKLGADDMARIATLERNGREVSPDGLAPVWD, encoded by the coding sequence ATGAGCGTTCCTTCCTTCGGGCTCGGCACCTTCCGCCTCACTGGCCAAACTGTCATCGACTCGGTCAAGTCGGCCCTGGCGCTGGGCTACCGCGCCATCGACACCGCACAGATCTACAAGAACGAAGCCGAAGTCGGCCAGGCCATCGCCGAAAGTGGCGTGCCGCGCAACGAGCTGTTCATCACCACCAAGATCTGGGTCGACAACTATGCCGCCGACAAGCTGATTGCCAGCCTGCGCGAGAGCCTGGAGAAGCTGCGCACCGACTACGTCGACCTGCTGCTGATCCACTGGCCGGCGCCGGGCAACGGCGTGGAACTGCGCGAATACATGACTGCGCTGGCCGAAGCGAAGAAGCTGGGGCTGACACGCCAGATCGGTGTGTCCAACTTCAATATCGAGCTGACCCGCCAGGCCATTGATGTAGTCGGCAAAGGCGAAATTGCCACCAACCAGATCGAGCTGAGCCCGTACTTGCAGAACAGCAAGCTGGCAGCATTTCTGAATGAACAGGGCATTACCGTGACTTCGTACATGACCCTGGCCTACGGCAAGGTTCTGAAAGACCCGCTACTGGCCGAAATAGCAGCCAAGCACAAGGCCACCGTCGCCCAGGTTGCGCTGGCCTGGGCCCTGCAGCTGGGCTACGCGGTCATCCCGTCTTCGACCAAACGCGAAAACCTGGCCAGCAACCTGCTTGCCCGTGACCTGAAGCTGGGCGCCGACGACATGGCACGCATCGCCACACTCGAACGCAATGGCCGAGAAGTCAGCCCTGACGGCCTGGCGCCGGTCTGGGACTGA
- the metH gene encoding methionine synthase produces the protein MSDRSARLQALQNALKERILILDGGMGTMIQSYRLEEHDYRGTRFADWPSDVKGNNDLLLLSRPDVIAAIEKAYLDAGADILETNTFNATQISQADYGMESLVYELNVQGARIARQVADAKTLETPDKPRFVAGVLGPTSRTCSISPDVNDPGYRNVTFDELVENYIEATRGLIEGGADLILIETIFDTLNAKAAIFAVQQVFEDDAIELPIMISGTITDASGRTLSGQTTEAFWNSVRHAKPISVGLNCALGAKDLRPYLEELSTKADTHVSAHPNAGLPNAFGEYDETPAEMAAVVEEFAASGFLNIIGGCCGTTPGHIQAIAEAVAKYKPREIPEIAKACRLSGLEPFTIDRQSLFVNVGERTNITGSAKFARLIREENYTEALEVALQQVEAGAQVIDINMDEGMLDSQAAMVRFLNMIAGEPDISRVPIMIDSSKWEVIEAGLKCIQGKGIVNSISMKEGVEQFKHHARLCKRYGAAVVVMAFDEVGQADTAARKKEICKRSYDILVNEVGFPPEDIIFDPNIFAVATGIEEHNNYAVDFIEACAYIRDHLPHALSSGGVSNVSFSFRGNNPVREAIHSVFLFHAIRNGLTMGIVNAGQLEIYDEIPAELREKVEDVVLNRTPEGTDALLAIADDYKGGGATKEVENEAWRSLPVGKRLEHALVKGITAHIVEDTEECRQQCARPIEVIEGPLMSGMNVVGDLFGAGKMFLPQVVKSARVMKQAVAHLIPFIEAEKGDKPEAKGKILMATVKGDVHDIGKNIVGVVLGCNGYDIVDLGVMVPAEKILQTARDEKCDIIGLSGLITPSLDEMVHVAREMQRQGFELPLMIGGATTSKAHTAVKIEPKYSNDAVIYVTDASRAVGVATQLLSKELKPGFVEKTRLEYVDVRERTANRSARTERLSYAQAIAAKPKYDWAGYQPAVPSFTGVKVLEDIDLRTLAEYIDWTPFFISWDLAGKFPRILTDEVVGEAATALYKDAREMLDKLIDEQLISARAVFGFWPANQVADDDIEVYGEDGQALATLHHLRQQTIKPDGKPNWSLADFVAPKTSGVTDYVGGFITTAGIGAEEVAKAYQDKGDDYSSIMVKALADRLAEACAEWLHEQVRKEHWGYARDEHLDNEALIKEQYRGIRPAPGYPACPDHTEKETLFRLLDGTAIGETGPSGVFLTEHFAMFPAAAVSGWYFAHPQAQYFAVGKVDKDQIERYSARKGQDVSVSERWLAPNLGYDS, from the coding sequence ATGTCCGACCGCAGCGCTCGTCTCCAAGCACTCCAGAACGCCCTCAAAGAGCGCATCCTGATCCTCGACGGCGGCATGGGTACTATGATCCAAAGCTACCGTCTCGAGGAACACGACTATCGTGGCACGCGCTTCGCCGATTGGCCAAGCGATGTAAAGGGTAACAACGACCTGTTGCTGCTCAGCCGCCCGGACGTGATCGCCGCCATCGAGAAAGCCTACCTCGATGCCGGTGCGGATATTCTAGAAACCAACACCTTCAATGCCACGCAGATTTCCCAGGCCGACTACGGCATGGAGTCGCTGGTCTATGAGCTGAACGTGCAAGGCGCGCGCATTGCCCGCCAGGTAGCCGATGCCAAGACCCTGGAAACGCCCGACAAGCCGCGCTTCGTCGCAGGTGTACTGGGCCCTACCAGCCGCACCTGCTCGATTTCCCCGGACGTCAACGACCCCGGCTACCGCAACGTCACGTTCGATGAGCTGGTAGAGAACTACATCGAGGCCACCCGTGGCCTGATCGAGGGCGGCGCGGACCTGATCCTGATCGAAACCATTTTCGACACCCTCAACGCCAAGGCGGCCATTTTTGCCGTGCAGCAGGTGTTTGAAGACGACGCTATCGAACTGCCGATCATGATCTCCGGCACCATCACCGACGCCTCTGGCCGCACCCTGTCGGGCCAGACCACCGAAGCGTTCTGGAACTCGGTGCGCCACGCCAAGCCGATTTCCGTGGGCCTGAACTGCGCCCTCGGCGCCAAAGACCTGCGCCCTTACCTGGAAGAGTTGTCGACCAAAGCCGACACCCACGTTTCCGCCCACCCCAACGCCGGCCTGCCGAACGCCTTCGGCGAGTACGACGAAACCCCGGCCGAAATGGCTGCGGTGGTCGAAGAGTTCGCAGCCAGCGGCTTCCTCAACATCATCGGGGGTTGCTGCGGTACCACCCCGGGCCACATCCAGGCCATTGCCGAGGCCGTGGCCAAATACAAGCCACGCGAGATCCCGGAGATTGCCAAGGCCTGTCGCCTGTCCGGCCTGGAACCGTTCACCATTGATCGCCAGTCGCTGTTCGTCAACGTCGGCGAGCGCACCAACATCACCGGTTCGGCCAAATTCGCCCGGCTGATCCGTGAAGAAAACTACACCGAAGCCCTGGAAGTCGCCCTGCAGCAGGTCGAGGCCGGCGCCCAGGTGATCGACATCAACATGGACGAAGGGATGCTCGATTCCCAGGCGGCCATGGTCCGTTTCCTCAACATGATCGCTGGCGAGCCGGACATTTCCCGCGTGCCGATCATGATCGACTCCTCCAAGTGGGAAGTGATCGAAGCCGGCCTGAAGTGCATTCAGGGCAAAGGCATCGTCAACTCCATTTCCATGAAAGAAGGCGTCGAGCAGTTCAAGCACCATGCCCGCCTGTGCAAGCGCTACGGTGCCGCCGTGGTGGTCATGGCCTTCGACGAAGTCGGCCAGGCCGACACCGCCGCGCGCAAGAAGGAAATCTGCAAGCGCAGCTACGACATTCTGGTCAACGAAGTGGGCTTCCCGCCGGAAGACATCATCTTCGACCCGAACATCTTCGCCGTTGCCACGGGTATCGAAGAGCACAACAACTACGCCGTCGACTTCATCGAGGCCTGTGCCTATATCCGTGACCACCTGCCCCATGCGCTGAGCTCGGGCGGTGTGTCCAACGTGTCGTTCTCGTTCCGTGGCAACAACCCGGTGCGCGAGGCGATCCACTCGGTGTTCCTGTTCCACGCCATCCGCAACGGCCTGACCATGGGTATCGTCAACGCCGGCCAGCTGGAGATCTACGACGAGATCCCGGCCGAGCTGCGTGAAAAGGTCGAGGACGTGGTGCTCAACCGCACGCCGGAAGGGACCGATGCCCTGCTGGCCATTGCCGACGACTACAAAGGCGGCGGCGCCACCAAGGAAGTCGAAAACGAAGCCTGGCGTTCGCTGCCGGTCGGCAAGCGCCTGGAGCACGCACTGGTCAAAGGCATCACCGCGCACATCGTCGAGGACACCGAGGAGTGCCGCCAGCAATGCGCACGCCCCATCGAGGTCATCGAAGGCCCGCTGATGAGTGGCATGAACGTGGTTGGCGACCTGTTCGGTGCAGGCAAGATGTTCCTGCCCCAGGTGGTCAAATCGGCCCGCGTGATGAAGCAGGCGGTGGCGCACCTTATCCCGTTCATCGAAGCCGAAAAAGGTGACAAGCCAGAAGCCAAGGGCAAGATCCTGATGGCCACGGTAAAAGGTGACGTGCACGACATTGGCAAGAACATCGTCGGCGTGGTGTTGGGCTGCAACGGCTATGACATCGTCGACCTCGGCGTGATGGTGCCGGCCGAGAAAATCCTGCAAACCGCCCGCGACGAAAAATGCGACATCATCGGTCTGTCCGGCCTTATTACCCCGTCGCTTGACGAGATGGTCCACGTTGCCCGCGAAATGCAGCGCCAGGGCTTCGAACTGCCCCTGATGATCGGCGGCGCCACCACGTCCAAGGCGCACACCGCAGTCAAGATCGAACCCAAGTACAGCAACGACGCCGTCATCTACGTCACCGATGCCTCGCGGGCGGTCGGCGTGGCCACCCAGTTGCTGTCCAAAGAGCTCAAGCCGGGCTTCGTCGAGAAAACCCGCCTGGAATACGTGGATGTGCGCGAGCGCACCGCCAACCGCAGCGCCCGTACCGAGCGCCTGAGCTACGCCCAGGCCATCGCCGCCAAGCCGAAGTACGACTGGGCCGGTTACCAGCCAGCAGTGCCTTCCTTCACCGGCGTCAAGGTACTGGAAGACATCGACCTGCGCACCCTGGCCGAATACATCGACTGGACCCCGTTCTTCATTTCCTGGGACCTGGCCGGCAAGTTCCCGCGCATTCTCACCGACGAGGTGGTCGGTGAGGCTGCCACCGCGCTGTACAAGGATGCCCGCGAGATGCTCGACAAGCTGATCGACGAGCAGCTGATCAGCGCCCGCGCGGTGTTCGGCTTCTGGCCGGCCAACCAGGTGGCCGATGACGACATCGAGGTGTACGGCGAGGACGGCCAGGCGCTGGCCACGCTGCACCACCTGCGCCAGCAGACCATCAAGCCCGACGGCAAACCCAACTGGTCGCTGGCTGACTTTGTCGCGCCAAAAACCAGCGGCGTCACCGACTATGTGGGCGGGTTCATCACCACTGCCGGCATTGGTGCAGAGGAAGTGGCCAAGGCTTACCAGGACAAAGGCGACGACTACAGCTCGATCATGGTCAAGGCCCTGGCCGACCGCCTGGCCGAAGCCTGCGCCGAGTGGCTGCACGAGCAGGTGCGTAAAGAGCACTGGGGCTATGCCCGCGACGAACACCTGGACAACGAAGCGCTGATCAAGGAGCAGTACCGCGGCATCCGCCCGGCACCGGGCTACCCGGCCTGCCCCGACCACACCGAAAAAGAAACCCTGTTCCGCCTGCTCGACGGCACCGCCATCGGCGAAACCGGGCCGAGCGGTGTGTTCCTTACCGAGCACTTTGCCATGTTCCCGGCGGCGGCGGTGAGTGGCTGGTACTTTGCCCACCCGCAGGCGCAGTACTTTGCCGTTGGCAAGGTCGACAAGGACCAGATCGAGCGCTACAGCGCGCGCAAAGGGCAGGATGTGAGCGTAAGCGAGCGCTGGCTGGCACCGAATCTCGGGTACGACAGCTAA
- a CDS encoding DUF2970 domain-containing protein: MDDSSQGKPPTFWQMLHSILAAAFGVQSGKNRTRDFTHGKASHFIALGTLFTLIFIMVLIGLVQLALHLTR, translated from the coding sequence ATGGATGATTCCAGCCAGGGCAAACCCCCAACCTTCTGGCAGATGCTGCACAGCATCCTCGCCGCCGCCTTCGGCGTGCAAAGCGGCAAGAACCGCACCCGCGACTTCACCCACGGCAAAGCCAGCCATTTCATTGCACTGGGGACGCTCTTCACCCTGATTTTCATCATGGTGCTGATCGGCCTGGTGCAACTGGCCCTGCACCTTACCCGCTAG
- a CDS encoding nitrite/sulfite reductase: MYVYDEYDQRIIEDRVKQFRDQTRRYLAGELSEEEFRPLRLQNGLYIQRFAPMLRVAVPYGQLSARQVRTLAKIARDYDKGYAHISTRQNVQYNWPALEDIPDILAELATVQMHAIQTSGNCLRNTTTDQFAGVAADEIIDPRPWCEIVRQWTTFHPEFAYLPRKFKIAINGSQEDRAAIEVHDIGLEPVRNAAGELGFRVLVGGGLGRTPVVGSFINEFLPWQDLISYLDAILRVYNRYGRRDNKYKARIKILVKALTPEVFAEKVEAEMVHLRGGSTTLTEDEVQRVSRHFVDPEYLALDNVDYAAQDAENPGFARWRSRNTRAHKRPGYVAVTLSLKPTGVAPGDLTDKQLDAVADLAERYSFGFLRTSHEQNIILADVEQRQLHALWLELRESGFATPNIGLLTDIICCPGGDYCSLANAKSIPIAESIQRRFDDLDYLFDIGEIDLNISGCMNACGHHHVGHIGILGVDKKGEEFYQVSLGGNAARGASLGKILGPSFAQDAMADVIEKLIAVYVEQRTEEERFIDTYQRIGIDPFKERVYAANH; the protein is encoded by the coding sequence ATGTACGTATACGACGAGTACGATCAGCGGATCATCGAGGACCGCGTCAAGCAGTTCCGTGATCAGACCCGCCGCTACCTGGCCGGTGAGCTGAGCGAAGAAGAATTCCGCCCTCTGCGCCTGCAGAACGGCCTATACATCCAACGTTTCGCACCAATGTTGCGTGTCGCCGTGCCGTACGGCCAGCTGAGCGCCCGCCAGGTCCGCACCCTGGCGAAGATCGCTCGCGACTACGACAAAGGCTACGCGCACATCTCCACGCGCCAGAACGTGCAGTACAACTGGCCGGCACTGGAAGACATTCCGGACATTCTCGCCGAGCTGGCTACCGTGCAGATGCATGCGATCCAGACCAGCGGCAACTGCCTGCGCAACACCACCACCGACCAGTTCGCCGGTGTGGCCGCAGACGAAATCATCGACCCGCGCCCATGGTGCGAGATCGTCCGCCAGTGGACCACCTTCCACCCGGAATTCGCCTACCTGCCGCGCAAGTTCAAGATCGCCATCAACGGCTCGCAGGAAGACCGCGCCGCCATCGAAGTGCACGACATCGGCCTGGAGCCGGTGCGCAACGCTGCTGGCGAACTGGGCTTCCGCGTGCTGGTTGGCGGCGGCCTGGGCCGTACCCCGGTGGTCGGCTCGTTCATCAACGAATTCCTGCCGTGGCAAGACCTGATCAGCTACCTGGACGCCATCCTGCGCGTGTACAACCGTTACGGTCGCCGTGACAACAAGTACAAGGCGCGGATCAAGATCCTGGTCAAGGCGCTCACACCTGAAGTGTTTGCCGAGAAGGTCGAGGCCGAAATGGTCCACCTGCGCGGCGGCAGTACCACCCTGACCGAAGACGAAGTACAACGCGTATCGCGCCACTTCGTCGACCCGGAGTACCTGGCCCTCGACAATGTCGACTACGCCGCCCAGGACGCAGAAAACCCAGGCTTCGCCCGCTGGCGCTCGCGCAATACCCGCGCCCACAAGCGCCCTGGCTACGTGGCCGTGACCTTGTCGCTCAAGCCTACCGGCGTTGCCCCGGGCGACCTGACCGACAAGCAGCTGGACGCCGTCGCCGACCTGGCCGAGCGCTACAGCTTCGGTTTCCTGCGCACCTCGCACGAGCAGAACATCATCCTCGCCGATGTCGAGCAGCGTCAGTTGCATGCGCTGTGGCTGGAGCTGCGCGAAAGCGGCTTCGCCACCCCGAACATCGGCCTGCTGACCGACATCATCTGCTGCCCGGGCGGTGACTACTGCTCGCTGGCCAACGCCAAGTCGATCCCGATCGCCGAGTCCATCCAGCGCCGTTTCGACGACCTGGACTACCTGTTCGACATCGGCGAAATCGACCTCAACATCTCTGGCTGCATGAACGCCTGCGGCCACCACCACGTGGGCCACATCGGCATCCTCGGCGTGGACAAGAAGGGTGAGGAGTTCTACCAGGTGTCGCTGGGCGGCAATGCTGCGCGCGGCGCAAGCCTGGGCAAGATCCTCGGCCCGTCCTTCGCCCAGGATGCCATGGCCGATGTGATCGAGAAGCTGATCGCCGTGTACGTCGAGCAACGTACCGAGGAAGAGCGTTTCATCGACACCTACCAGCGTATCGGCATCGACCCCTTCAAGGAACGCGTCTATGCAGCGAATCATTAA
- a CDS encoding nuclear transport factor 2 family protein: MSRPPLPPFTHESAIEKVRLAEDGWNGRDPAKVALAYTPDTVWRNRVEFPRGRAEVEAFLTRKWDHELEYRLIKELWAFTGNRIAVRYAYEYHDDSGQWFRAYGNENWEFADDGLMHNRHSSINEHPISEAERKFHWPLGRRPDDHPGLSELGL, translated from the coding sequence ATGTCCCGACCACCACTACCGCCCTTCACCCACGAAAGTGCCATCGAAAAGGTGCGCCTGGCCGAAGATGGCTGGAACGGCCGCGACCCGGCCAAAGTCGCCCTCGCGTATACCCCTGACACGGTCTGGCGCAACCGCGTCGAGTTCCCCCGTGGGCGTGCCGAGGTCGAGGCGTTCCTCACCCGCAAATGGGACCACGAACTGGAGTACCGCCTGATCAAGGAGCTGTGGGCCTTCACCGGCAACCGTATTGCCGTGCGCTATGCCTATGAGTACCACGACGACAGCGGACAATGGTTCCGCGCCTACGGCAACGAGAACTGGGAGTTCGCCGACGATGGGCTGATGCACAACCGCCACTCGAGCATTAACGAACACCCCATCAGCGAAGCCGAGCGCAAGTTCCACTGGCCGCTGGGGCGGCGCCCGGATGACCACCCCGGGTTGAGCGAGCTGGGTCTCTGA
- a CDS encoding AraC family transcriptional regulator, with amino-acid sequence MVKPQRELLVEVDQWTWEVGSRATDYPSDWFIEPHTHAKHQLIYAIKGLMIVESGNECWTVPPSRGVWMPCGQVHAIRCVGDVKMRSVFVRTDAAAGLPLQSKAISISPLLSELIKASVGFTAPFAEDSREARVMRLILDEISVLPTLPLKLSQPSDKRLRVICTGLQERPDDNATVADWGQQLGVDEKTIQRLFRSETGMTFGQWRQQARLMQALERIALGERIIDVAGALGYDSPSAFASMFKRHFGTTPSQFFK; translated from the coding sequence ATGGTAAAACCGCAGCGCGAATTGCTGGTGGAGGTCGATCAGTGGACCTGGGAAGTGGGTAGCCGTGCAACGGACTACCCCAGCGACTGGTTCATCGAGCCCCATACCCATGCCAAGCATCAACTGATCTATGCCATCAAAGGGCTGATGATCGTCGAGTCCGGCAACGAATGCTGGACAGTGCCACCCAGCCGCGGGGTGTGGATGCCTTGCGGCCAGGTGCATGCCATCCGCTGCGTGGGCGATGTGAAGATGCGCAGTGTGTTCGTGCGCACCGATGCGGCAGCGGGCCTGCCCCTGCAGAGCAAGGCCATCAGCATCTCGCCGCTGCTCAGCGAATTGATCAAGGCTTCGGTGGGCTTTACCGCACCCTTTGCCGAGGACTCGCGCGAAGCCCGGGTAATGCGCCTGATCCTCGACGAGATCAGCGTACTGCCGACCTTGCCGCTTAAGCTCTCGCAACCCAGCGACAAGCGCCTGCGGGTGATTTGCACGGGATTGCAAGAGCGGCCCGACGATAACGCCACTGTGGCCGACTGGGGCCAGCAACTGGGGGTGGACGAGAAGACCATCCAGCGGTTGTTCCGCAGCGAAACCGGCATGACCTTCGGCCAGTGGCGCCAACAGGCGCGGCTGATGCAGGCACTGGAGCGGATTGCCCTGGGCGAGCGGATCATCGACGTGGCGGGGGCACTGGGGTATGACAGCCCCAGTGCCTTTGCCAGCATGTTCAAGCGCCACTTCGGTACTACGCCCAGTCAGTTCTTCAAGTAG
- a CDS encoding MFS transporter — translation MTTSAALAAAPPADQPQGFVVRIVGAAAFAHLLNDLIQAVLPSIYPMLKSDFALSFAQIGWIALVYQVTASLLQPWVGMYTDKHPQPYLLPAGMLVTLAGIALLAFAGSYEMLLVAAAVVGVGSATFHPEASRVARMASGGRFGTAQSTFQVGGNTGSALGPLLTAAIVIPHGQPAIAWFMLAAALAVLVLLRVTGWSMRHGQARLKRFAGQQAPGLSRGAMWRAVVVVAVLMFAKFVYIASFTNYFTFYLIEHFGLSVQHSQLYLFVFLAAVALGTFAGGPVGDRIGRKAVIWVSFLGVAPFALALPHANLAWTAILAVAIGLVMSSAFAALVVYAQEAVPGRVGMVSGVMFGLMFGISGIGAAGLGELADRHGIEWVYQAIAFLPLLGLVTALLPATRSKAPPSRCC, via the coding sequence ATGACAACTTCCGCCGCCTTGGCCGCCGCCCCGCCTGCCGACCAACCTCAGGGCTTTGTAGTCCGTATCGTCGGTGCTGCCGCTTTCGCCCACCTGCTGAACGACCTGATCCAGGCCGTACTGCCGTCGATCTACCCGATGCTGAAAAGCGACTTCGCGTTGAGCTTTGCCCAGATCGGCTGGATCGCCCTCGTCTACCAGGTAACAGCCTCTCTGCTGCAACCCTGGGTCGGGATGTACACCGACAAGCACCCGCAACCGTACCTGTTGCCAGCCGGTATGCTGGTGACATTGGCGGGCATCGCCCTGCTCGCCTTCGCGGGCAGCTATGAAATGCTGCTGGTGGCTGCTGCGGTGGTCGGCGTAGGTTCGGCAACCTTCCACCCCGAAGCTTCGCGGGTGGCCCGCATGGCCTCAGGCGGGCGCTTCGGCACCGCCCAGTCGACCTTCCAGGTGGGTGGCAACACAGGCTCCGCCCTCGGCCCGCTGCTGACCGCTGCCATCGTCATACCACACGGCCAGCCGGCCATTGCCTGGTTCATGCTGGCGGCTGCGCTGGCCGTGCTGGTGCTGCTGCGGGTGACCGGCTGGAGCATGCGCCACGGCCAGGCCCGGCTCAAGCGTTTCGCCGGCCAGCAGGCCCCCGGGCTGTCGCGGGGCGCCATGTGGCGCGCCGTGGTGGTGGTCGCCGTACTGATGTTCGCCAAGTTTGTTTACATCGCCTCGTTCACCAACTACTTCACCTTCTACCTGATCGAGCACTTCGGCCTGAGCGTGCAACACAGCCAGCTGTATCTGTTCGTGTTCCTCGCAGCCGTGGCATTGGGCACTTTTGCCGGTGGCCCGGTGGGAGACCGCATCGGGCGCAAGGCGGTGATCTGGGTTTCGTTTCTTGGCGTGGCACCCTTTGCCCTCGCCCTGCCCCACGCCAACCTGGCCTGGACAGCGATACTGGCGGTGGCCATCGGCCTGGTAATGTCCTCGGCTTTCGCGGCGCTGGTGGTGTATGCCCAGGAAGCGGTGCCGGGCCGGGTCGGCATGGTTTCGGGGGTAATGTTCGGGCTGATGTTCGGCATCAGCGGCATTGGTGCCGCCGGCCTGGGTGAGCTGGCCGACCGCCATGGCATCGAGTGGGTATACCAGGCGATCGCGTTCCTGCCGCTGCTGGGCCTGGTAACCGCGCTGTTGCCAGCAACCCGTTCGAAGGCCCCGCCCAGCCGCTGCTGCTAA
- a CDS encoding ABC transporter substrate-binding protein — protein sequence MLKALCQSLCLALPLAANAQPASVVFLNPGLSTETFWTSYTRFMQAAADELGMSLRVEYSERRADRVLTQARAILSGAQRPDYLVLVNEQYVAPEILRLSRGTGVKLLLVNNGLTASQARSIQAQPDKYAEPLGTLMSNDEQAGFQMLRLMVAQLPRDAGPVDLVAFAGLKTTPASQLREEGMRRALADFPQVRLRQVVYGGWSRQRAYEQAQQLLERYPATRLVWSANDEMGFGAMQAFEEAGHTPGRDVLFGVVNSSPEALRARIDGRLSVLMGGHFTLGGWAMVMLHDDAHGVALNRDGQRVHSAPVLQAIDQAKARRWLKLLERDDYGVDFLNYSAEGQPASYQYPFLTSPVEY from the coding sequence ATGCTCAAGGCCCTGTGCCAAAGCTTGTGTCTTGCCCTGCCACTGGCGGCAAATGCGCAGCCGGCCTCGGTGGTGTTCCTCAATCCGGGGCTGTCCACCGAGACATTCTGGACCAGCTACACCCGCTTCATGCAGGCCGCTGCGGACGAACTGGGCATGTCCCTGCGCGTTGAGTACAGCGAGCGCCGAGCCGACCGGGTGCTGACCCAGGCCCGCGCGATCTTGAGTGGGGCGCAGCGGCCAGACTACCTGGTGCTGGTCAATGAGCAGTACGTGGCACCGGAAATCCTGCGCCTGTCGCGTGGTACCGGGGTCAAGCTGTTGCTGGTCAACAACGGCCTGACCGCCAGCCAGGCCCGTAGCATACAGGCCCAGCCGGACAAGTACGCCGAGCCCCTGGGTACCCTGATGAGCAACGATGAGCAGGCGGGCTTCCAGATGTTGCGCCTGATGGTCGCGCAACTGCCTCGCGACGCAGGGCCGGTGGACCTGGTGGCCTTTGCCGGGCTCAAGACCACACCGGCCTCGCAGTTGCGCGAGGAGGGCATGCGCCGCGCCCTGGCCGACTTCCCTCAGGTGCGCCTGCGTCAGGTGGTATACGGCGGCTGGAGCCGCCAGCGTGCCTATGAACAGGCGCAGCAATTGCTGGAGCGTTACCCGGCCACCCGCCTGGTGTGGTCGGCCAACGACGAGATGGGCTTTGGCGCCATGCAGGCGTTCGAGGAAGCAGGGCACACACCGGGGCGTGATGTGCTGTTCGGCGTCGTCAACAGTTCGCCTGAGGCCTTGCGTGCGCGCATCGATGGGCGCTTGAGCGTGCTGATGGGTGGGCATTTCACCCTGGGTGGCTGGGCCATGGTGATGCTGCACGATGATGCCCACGGGGTGGCGCTGAACCGCGACGGCCAGCGTGTGCACAGTGCCCCGGTGTTGCAGGCGATCGATCAGGCCAAGGCCAGGCGGTGGCTGAAACTGCTGGAGCGGGACGACTACGGCGTCGATTTTCTGAATTACAGCGCCGAAGGGCAGCCGGCCAGTTACCAGTACCCGTTCCTGACGTCACCGGTCGAGTATTGA
- a CDS encoding DUF934 domain-containing protein, with the protein MQRIIKNNQIVDETWHLLPKETSFDELTNCDDYIVPLQLWRDHAHVLKARDGGLGVWLDSDEEAEEIGEDVQYFQVIALNFPAFTDGRSYSNARLLRDRYKFKGELRAIGDVLRDQLFFMARCGFDAFAIRADKDPEDALQSLKDFSVTYQAATDEPLPLFRRR; encoded by the coding sequence ATGCAGCGAATCATTAAGAACAACCAGATCGTCGACGAAACCTGGCACTTGCTGCCCAAGGAAACCTCGTTCGACGAGCTGACCAACTGCGACGACTACATCGTGCCGCTGCAGCTGTGGCGTGACCACGCCCATGTGCTCAAGGCCCGCGACGGCGGCCTGGGCGTGTGGCTGGACAGCGACGAAGAAGCGGAAGAAATCGGCGAAGACGTGCAGTACTTCCAGGTGATCGCGCTCAACTTCCCGGCCTTCACCGACGGGCGCAGCTATTCCAATGCGCGCCTGTTGCGTGACCGCTACAAGTTCAAGGGCGAGCTGCGTGCCATCGGCGACGTACTGCGCGACCAGCTGTTCTTCATGGCCCGCTGCGGTTTCGATGCGTTCGCCATCCGGGCCGACAAGGACCCGGAAGACGCGCTGCAAAGCCTCAAGGACTTCTCGGTGACCTACCAGGCCGCCACCGACGAGCCGCTGCCGCTGTTCCGCCGCCGCTGA